The proteins below come from a single Methanofastidiosum sp. genomic window:
- a CDS encoding DUF362 domain-containing protein, producing the protein MKENEIESCFIETNVLYRGERNTRRKHILLAYRHGFTKIPVIIADGEIGEEYTNVEINKKNISSCKIAQKIAEQKQMIVVSHFKGHIGAGFGGAIKQLGMGCAARGGKLEQHTNTIPIINPIECNKCNRCKKQCPVDALKIGLLPRIDKKKCIGCASCISICPQGAIKINWLGSISKNFYERMAEYAYAAHNGKKNIYLTFAFNITRNCDCEGHKMKPFLKDLGIFASTDPVAIDMACLDKLSEREKRKIFNRGRYILDYAQEIGLGEKEYNLIEIL; encoded by the coding sequence TTGAAAGAGAATGAGATTGAATCGTGCTTTATCGAAACAAATGTGCTTTACAGAGGGGAAAGAAACACTAGAAGAAAACATATTTTACTTGCTTATAGACATGGATTTACTAAAATTCCCGTAATTATTGCCGATGGCGAAATAGGTGAAGAATATACCAATGTAGAGATAAATAAGAAAAACATATCAAGTTGTAAGATTGCCCAAAAAATAGCTGAACAGAAACAAATGATAGTAGTATCCCATTTTAAAGGGCATATAGGGGCAGGCTTCGGAGGGGCTATAAAACAGTTAGGCATGGGTTGTGCAGCTAGGGGCGGGAAACTCGAGCAACACACAAATACAATTCCAATAATAAATCCTATTGAATGTAATAAATGCAACAGATGTAAAAAGCAGTGCCCTGTCGATGCACTTAAAATTGGGTTATTACCTAGGATTGATAAGAAAAAGTGCATAGGGTGCGCTTCTTGTATATCAATATGCCCACAAGGAGCAATAAAAATAAACTGGCTAGGATCAATATCCAAAAATTTCTATGAAAGAATGGCAGAATATGCATATGCAGCCCATAATGGAAAAAAGAATATTTACTTAACATTTGCATTTAATATCACTAGAAATTGCGATTGTGAAGGCCATAAAATGAAGCCATTCTTAAAGGATTTGGGCATATTTGCCTCAACAGATCCTGTAGCTATTGATATGGCATGCCTTGATAAATTATCTGAAAGGGAAAAACGAAAAATATTCAATAGAGGAAGATACATCTTAGATTATGCCCAAGAAATAGGCTTAGGTGAAAAGGAGTATAATTTAATCGAGATACTTTGA
- a CDS encoding 2-hydroxymuconate tautomerase family protein, translating to MPLIEIYLWKENTDEKKNERLIKEVSKCVSEIIGAPLDAVEILITEIPKANWGKGGIPASKWQIKN from the coding sequence ATTCCTCTCATTGAAATATATTTGTGGAAAGAAAATACAGATGAAAAGAAAAATGAAAGACTGATAAAAGAAGTATCAAAATGTGTAAGTGAAATAATTGGCGCGCCTCTTGATGCAGTAGAGATATTAATAACTGAAATACCCAAGGCAAACTGGGGAAAAGGTGGGATTCCAGCTTCAAAATGGCAAATAAAAAATTAA
- a CDS encoding PaaI family thioesterase, with amino-acid sequence MDVIKEFSENDRFAKQIGIELVEASKGHAKAKMEIKDIHLNAVNTVHGGAIFSLADYAFAIAANTHGNISVALNVNISFLKAVSEGTLFAEAEEVSINPKIATYDIRVLNEHSELIATFHGMAYRKEKVLK; translated from the coding sequence ATGGACGTTATTAAAGAATTCTCGGAAAATGATAGATTCGCAAAACAGATAGGCATAGAATTAGTTGAAGCATCAAAAGGTCATGCAAAGGCAAAAATGGAAATCAAAGATATCCATCTTAATGCAGTCAATACTGTCCACGGCGGGGCAATATTTTCTCTAGCAGACTATGCTTTTGCCATCGCAGCAAATACTCATGGAAATATTTCTGTAGCTTTAAACGTGAATATTTCATTTTTGAAAGCAGTATCGGAGGGGACTTTATTTGCAGAGGCGGAAGAAGTTTCGATAAATCCGAAAATTGCAACGTATGATATCCGTGTATTAAACGAGCACAGTGAACTAATAGCCACATTTCATGGAATGGCGTACCGGAAAGAAAAAGTTTTGAAGTAA